A window of the Burkholderia sp. 9120 genome harbors these coding sequences:
- a CDS encoding LysR substrate-binding domain-containing protein: MTRDLDSSLLRAFVTVAETGAVGVAAARLARTQAAVSMQLKRLEEELGQRLLDRSPRGVQLTEAGHVLLPYAHTILGAGADARRALSAGQVSGSVRLGMLEDIAVGRLPRALRRFSTAYPQVALEIVVDSSEALSNRLGEGGLDVVVGDPALIDATPLLTWTQPLFWVGARGFSREPDALLPVVAFGGTCLWQQLVLTALRRAGIAWRIVCTSTSLPAVQSAVEAGLGVSVLLDGNIRPESMRVLGQADGLPDAPTADFGLFMRQVPGKHAAAVQTLHTFLCEELHLGPQ; encoded by the coding sequence ATGACCCGAGATCTGGACAGCAGTCTGCTGCGCGCGTTTGTGACCGTGGCGGAAACCGGCGCGGTGGGCGTGGCGGCCGCACGTCTCGCGCGCACCCAGGCGGCCGTCAGCATGCAGTTGAAACGGCTGGAGGAGGAGCTTGGGCAGCGTTTGCTCGACCGCTCGCCGCGTGGCGTGCAACTCACCGAGGCCGGGCATGTGTTGTTGCCGTACGCGCATACCATCCTCGGGGCGGGCGCCGATGCACGGCGCGCGTTGAGTGCGGGGCAAGTCTCCGGCAGCGTGCGCCTCGGCATGCTTGAAGACATCGCGGTCGGACGTCTGCCGCGCGCGTTGCGGCGCTTTTCGACGGCGTATCCGCAGGTGGCGCTGGAGATTGTCGTCGACAGTAGCGAGGCGTTGTCGAACCGGCTCGGCGAGGGCGGTCTCGACGTGGTGGTCGGCGATCCCGCGCTGATCGATGCGACGCCGCTGCTCACGTGGACCCAGCCGCTCTTCTGGGTCGGTGCGCGCGGCTTCAGTCGCGAGCCGGACGCGCTGTTGCCGGTGGTGGCGTTTGGTGGCACATGTCTGTGGCAGCAACTGGTGCTGACCGCGCTGCGGCGCGCGGGGATCGCGTGGCGCATTGTCTGCACCAGCACCAGTTTGCCCGCGGTGCAGTCGGCGGTGGAGGCGGGGCTGGGCGTGTCGGTGCTGCTCGACGGCAATATCCGGCCGGAGTCGATGCGCGTGCTCGGTCAGGCCGACGGTTTGCCCGATGCGCCCACGGCGGACTTTGGGCTCTTCATGCGGCAAGTGCCGGGCAAGCATGCGGCCGCGGTTCAAACCTTGCACACGTTTCTATGCGAGGAGTTGCATCTCGGTCCTCAGTGA